The sequence CAACGCTTGACATGGCCATAGTCAGGGTTATCCTGAAAAGTTACATATACATTGATATGTTCAGCAAAACATGAATTCACAACATTACAAAATCAAACCATTACAAATTGTACATGGTTAAAGAAACATTTAAGCAGAAATCCATTGCGCTTCTCAACAGGcctctagggcaggggtgtcacaCTCTTCATGTGGCCCGCATGAGCTTgcatataatataatatgtctattatacggttacatgccactttagaGAAGTACGTTGCCCATAaagtacatgtcccacaatgcatctcgttttgtgacatgcacattgaagagacttgcaattatttgccccagaCGTAGTTCATTATTAActtatctgataataatccaattcagaggcaataatgtaatataatacattattttatatatttatatagttacaaccggccctttgagcgcaaccataatgctaatgttgcccgcgatgaaattgagtttgacacccctgttctagGGACAGTACAAAAATGTTTGGACTGATTTTGTGACATCATATAttcaataaaatgtatttaatacaTAATAAATTCTTGCTATAATGAGTCCGTCATTTTGAATCACTCCAAGCTCAAGTACCGTAACAGCACATGTATCTCCGAGGGTTACGCTCTTTGTGCAGCTGGACTCAAACTACGTCATATTACATTGTATCTATGACATAGGAAATGATCCCACACACTGTCTTCCAGTCATGCTGTCGCTCCGAGCGGCTCTGTCCCGTCTGTCTGTGTGCCGTCAGCGTCCCCTTTGCACTGTCCCCTGGTTGGCCTCTCTTTGTTCTCGGCTCACATGAAGCTCAGATCTGACTGACAGCTGTTTGCTACTCTCAGGTATCCTTGGCATGAGCACAGGACGTGTGCAGCAGGAGGAGAGCAGTGGGAGGAGAGCAGCGGGAGGAGAGCAGCGGGGGGTGAGCAGCGGGAGGAGAGCAGCGGGAGGGGAGCAGCGGGAGGAGAGCAGCGGGAGGAGAGCAGGGGGAGGAGAGCAGCGGGAGGAGAGCAGCGGGAGGGGAGCAGCGGGAGGGGAGCAGCGGGAGGAGAGCAGGGGGAGGAGAGCAGCGGGAGGAGAGCAGCGGGAGGAGAGCAGCGGGAGGAGAGCAGTGGGAGGGGAAACAGAGCAGTGGGAAGGGAAACAGAGCAGtgggaggggagcagggggaggggAGCAGTGGGAGGAGAGCAGGGGGAGAGCAGTGGGAGGAGAGCAGTGGGGGGAGAGCAGTGGGAGGGGACACAGAGCAGCAGGAGGAGAGCAGTGGGAGGAGAGCAGTGGGAGGAGAGCAGTGGGAGGAGAGCAGTGGGCGGAGAGCAGTGGGGGGAGAGCAGTGGGGGGAGAGCAGTGGGAGGGGACACAGAGCAGCAGGAGGAGAGCAGTGGGGGGAGAGCAGTGGGGGGAGAGCAGTGGGAGGGGACACAGAGCAGCAGGAGGAGAGCAGTGGGGGGAGAGCAGTGGGAGGGGACACAGAGCAGCAGGAGGAGAGCAGTGGGGGAGAGCAGTGGGAGGAGAGCAGTGGGGAGCAGTGGGGGGAGAGCAGTGGGGGGAGACCAGTGGGAGGGGACACAGAGCAGCTGTATAAAGCACATTAGCAGTACACTTTAAATGGAGTTTTCCTGTTGGGTAGTTCAGAACGTTGATGGTGCATCTTTActattattacattttttttagcaACCTTACAAACAATACAGGTTAAAGTTTCATTTAACAAGTTCATACACCCGTTTGCATAAAGGTCTGATGCTgcattcacaccggacgcgaatattcgcttcgctctaatcgctcgagtttcaccgcggctgccagctgtgtttactcgcatcattcacactagacgcgctggctcgggagctacaactacaacgacatgaacatattttaccgtgattaaattgtaatacacctttctaaatgatgccgaagtaacaacatactgataccggttagtaaaaaccatgaattaatgctttgacaagtctgcagacaggcggcagagaaacaccttttagaatgctttttTTCTGAATGAAGGTcgggtcgaccaggctaagctaacgttgcatctgctcactccacactcacaacaacggcctacagacataaagcaGCGAcggtattcgccatgacacaggcagtctgtggtttgtacttgtttaacttttgtctagtttctgaacagatatgaggagctgtgatctctgtgtgctaacggctaacagctaacggctgatgttttctggttgaacgtcagtgacggcaggctgagatcctcaccgctgattggcttccgcaagaacgcgtcacgtgaatttgacgctcgagttgaaaaaacgcgtctgtccgcgtctctgcattgactttacatgtaatcacGCCGCCCCCGAACATGGCaccgcgtccggtgtgaacgcagcattagtCCCTCTGAGCCATCTGGATACATTGAGGGAATCCCCGGGAAGAGAGCAGTTTCAGTAAGCACTACATTATACACCTCATTGTGAAATTGGAGCTTTTATTTAACGTGCAGGTTTGTTTAAGCGAGTCAGGAAGGTGCTCACACATTCTACAGCATGTCTCTAAAGCCAGCACTGTCTTGCACCATGCTGCTGTACACTGACTGGTACACCTTGGACACATCCAGAGCTGAAGGCCTGAGTCTGGGGTCTTCCCTCTTACACTCCTGGTGGATCTGAAAGAGATGGAAATGGACTACATCCCCCCCAGGTACCCTTCCCATCAGGAACCATGTCACGTCAGGGATCTTCCAGATGTCCGTTCTCTCATCGTACTCAGGCATTAGATCGTCTGAAAATGGCGTTCCTGCGTTTCTGAAGGGCCACAGCTGCTCCGGGGCAACAAAGTCCCCAGTGAGCTCCCGATGACCACATTTTACCCCAAGGCCTTTGGGTGTGTCCACCTCAGGCAGCGCATCGAGATCGTTCACCACCAGGTGAAAGTCACTTGTCAGCAGAAACTGGGACAAGGTTTTTTCCAGGCTGTTGGAGTCACACATGACCCGCCGCCCAGCTGGGCTGTTGTGGAGGTAATGCAGGATGAGGACATAGTCTATAGCCAACCTCAGCCGGGCCTGCCATGTATTGTGTTGCTGGTGCTGCCGTTGTTCAAGAATACCTTCCAAATTAAGGAGCGGGCCATGTGGATGGTGCTCCGTGACCTGGGTGTGGTCTTCAAGGCAAAAACCCACCAGCTGCACCACCCGAGGGCCCTGCAGGAGCTGTAGCATAGACAATCCATGGAGGAAATCCTCCAGGTAGTCCAGAGAGGACAGTTTGGACAAAGCCACCTTCTGACCCCTCCATTCTGCCAAATAGACCTGGGGAAGAAAAGTGTACGATGAGGTCGGTAATGAGGAGTGAGGGCTGAGCAGAGGAAACTGACAACATAGGACATTACTTGAGGGACAGGTTTGTGTTCTTCCAGTAAAGAATACAAATTTAGTGCAAATTACTAATTTCCAATTGATGAATGCAACTTGTACATTGGTAAGAGTGCATTTATTAGATAAGCATGATCAATACTCCCCAATAGCTCTGCAAGGTAACCTGTTCTGCTTCAAATGACAAAAACATGCCCTGGTAAGTGGACCACTTACAAAATAGGATGCAATCGATTAATTCAGATCagttttcaatgcacacaacaatcagtggcgagccgtcagggccctctaggccctctgtgagggcctaagatattctaaaaaataatatttgaaaacattcaaaaaaacacattttttttaatatattttttttgttaaatgtttcattagttttaccaaaataacttgatttaaattgtatttaaaataacatttccaaataaataaatccttcgaatctgcctgttcagtttctgttggaatgtgaagggttaaatgccgtctctgcgagttctgtgaagacgggagagcttgttggtccctctctacattcacagagggccagctatagtaactcaacgagagagtaatctcaaatgacagtacaattgaccaatcatatcttccctctaaatgggcgggctttattttcgcggactttatgacaagttctgcccgctgtgaagtctatgcaagtggtgcagtgacgcgtcctaaaacccggaagtaagccgcgctcggattccctcgacagaaagcaacgggatttctccataggattttggaaaatagctggaaataaggtc comes from Pseudochaenichthys georgianus chromosome 12, fPseGeo1.2, whole genome shotgun sequence and encodes:
- the pomk gene encoding protein O-mannose kinase isoform X1 gives rise to the protein MHILNRNTSTNLRVLLSSPRYLDKLGICCPLGLHIVPLLGELLLLGGPIHRGISISHYLRIRGTMGRSGSLISEGVPVVAVCLAALLLSNAMIYLYLDSLYQTDERLVSSHVGHVPQHFKITNMKNITPWLQCSQIDAEVRKLKLIGQGTVKKVYLAEWRGQKVALSKLSSLDYLEDFLHGLSMLQLLQGPRVVQLVGFCLEDHTQVTEHHPHGPLLNLEGILEQRQHQQHNTWQARLRLAIDYVLILHYLHNSPAGRRVMCDSNSLEKTLSQFLLTSDFHLVVNDLDALPEVDTPKGLGVKCGHRELTGDFVAPEQLWPFRNAGTPFSDDLMPEYDERTDIWKIPDVTWFLMGRVPGGDVVHFHLFQIHQECKREDPRLRPSALDVSKVYQSVYSSMVQDSAGFRDML
- the pomk gene encoding protein O-mannose kinase isoform X2, whose product is MGRSGSLISEGVPVVAVCLAALLLSNAMIYLYLDSLYQTDERLVSSHVGHVPQHFKITNMKNITPWLQCSQIDAEVRKLKLIGQGTVKKVYLAEWRGQKVALSKLSSLDYLEDFLHGLSMLQLLQGPRVVQLVGFCLEDHTQVTEHHPHGPLLNLEGILEQRQHQQHNTWQARLRLAIDYVLILHYLHNSPAGRRVMCDSNSLEKTLSQFLLTSDFHLVVNDLDALPEVDTPKGLGVKCGHRELTGDFVAPEQLWPFRNAGTPFSDDLMPEYDERTDIWKIPDVTWFLMGRVPGGDVVHFHLFQIHQECKREDPRLRPSALDVSKVYQSVYSSMVQDSAGFRDML